CCGACGTGCGCGCCTTCGCCGGCGCGGTGCTCACGTTCTGGCTCGATCCCGTGGTCGAGGCCGCCGCGCTCGGGATCCTCACCGAACGCCGCCGCGACCCCGAGCTGCACATCCGTACCCAGCAACTGCTCGATGAGCGCACCAAGGACGCCTTCCGCTCGCTGGTCTCCTCCGGCATCGAGCAGAACCGGGTCCGCCCCGATGTCGACGTCGACATGGTCTACCAGGCCGTGATCGGCACCGCGTTCTACACCGCCCACATGGAACCTGACGTCGATGTCGACGCCACCGCAGATCGACT
Above is a window of Mycolicibacterium boenickei DNA encoding:
- a CDS encoding TetR/AcrR family transcriptional regulator codes for the protein MRATRDLLARDGYDQLSIEAIAREAGVSRPTVYRRWPSKAHLVFDAAFEQPPGGELLSVTGDFETDVRAFAGAVLTFWLDPVVEAAALGILTERRRDPELHIRTQQLLDERTKDAFRSLVSSGIEQNRVRPDVDVDMVYQAVIGTAFYTAHMEPDVDVDATADRLCSLLIEGAGRTHPRRKDQV